One region of Culex pipiens pallens isolate TS chromosome 2, TS_CPP_V2, whole genome shotgun sequence genomic DNA includes:
- the LOC120415841 gene encoding uncharacterized protein LOC120415841: protein MNRLSRWLGRLTLRSSTKTRFPQQHQWNLHKKVTTTYSFDSVDYEEIGLPTRFEEPPRVAEGQDTRKSFWSRFTRSNLFKSKQEKSPKSSRSFSWLPGVARPSPEALILQEQLQEDRNQLARTRLNESDLKKRRGYFCATNRPLICVCDCPVGTYSRIRPAEDRPAVPSPTSWDARWVFSTDLERLEVESYERIERMLYA, encoded by the exons ATGAACCGACTTTCCCGCTGGCTTGGCCGGCTGACGCTGCGTTCCAGCACGAAGACGCGATTCCCGCAGCAGCATCAATGGAACCTGCACAAGAAAGTGACCACAACGTACTCCTTCGACTCGGTGGATTACGAGGAAATTGGGTTGCCGACTAGGTTCGAAGAACCGCCGCGTGTGGCCGAGGGGCAAGACACTCGAAAATC aTTTTGGAGCCGTTTCACCCGAAGCAATCTCTTCAAAAGCAAACAGGAGAAATCGCCTAAATCGTCGCGATCTTTTAGCTGGCTTCCGGGCGTAGCCCGTCCTTCTCCGGAAGCATTAATTCTTCAGGAACAACTCCAAGAGGACCGCAACCAGCTGGCGCGGACGCGCCTCAACGAGTCCGATTTGAag AAACGTCGCGGCTACTTTTGTGCCACAAACAGGCCGCTGATTTGCGTGTGCGACTGCCCGGTGGGTACGTACAGCCGGATCCGGCCGGCGGAGGACCGTCCGGCGGTGCCGAGCCCGACGTCCTGGGACGCCCGGTGGGTGTTTTCGACGGATTTGGAGCGACTGGAGGTGGAGTCTTACGAGAGGATCGAAAGAATGCTGTACgcttag